One genomic segment of bacterium includes these proteins:
- a CDS encoding peptidoglycan DD-metalloendopeptidase family protein, which translates to MKLPATLALSCALALIFGVGDVSADPKSDRLESIRKEIEAREKKASEYQSEAEGVVGELDEVDRQLAEVRRSVRRLRTKERSADGEDRRARKQVKAAERALSKTRRDLEVRLVALYKFASTGGVASLYTAGDFQSFARSRQNLARILDSDRQLFQRHRARQLELVRTREASRVLLTELKASRKELAVREDRARRKLVERKNLVATLRNRADREKRAAAELRDAAQRLEKALARMPSGSTSSAATGLDKGRLPQPVAGAVRMGFGRQVDTEFGTETLRNGIEFEAPMGAPVHAVASGRVLFAGWFRGYGQMVIVDHGRGDVSVSGYLNELGVEAGADLEQGDQIGTVGDTGSLSGPGLYFEIRHRGKPVDPRVWLGL; encoded by the coding sequence TTGAAACTCCCGGCGACGTTGGCGCTCAGCTGTGCCTTGGCGCTGATATTCGGCGTCGGGGACGTCTCGGCCGACCCGAAGAGCGATCGCCTGGAGTCGATCCGAAAAGAGATCGAGGCGCGTGAGAAGAAGGCCAGCGAGTACCAGAGCGAGGCCGAGGGCGTCGTGGGTGAACTGGACGAGGTCGACCGCCAGCTCGCGGAAGTTCGGCGCAGTGTCCGACGACTTCGGACGAAGGAACGCTCGGCCGATGGGGAAGACAGGCGCGCTCGCAAACAGGTCAAGGCCGCAGAACGCGCGTTGAGCAAAACCCGCAGAGATCTGGAAGTGAGACTGGTTGCTCTCTACAAGTTCGCATCGACGGGAGGAGTCGCATCGCTCTACACAGCGGGAGATTTCCAGTCCTTTGCGCGCAGCCGGCAGAACCTGGCGCGCATTCTCGACAGCGACCGGCAACTCTTTCAGCGCCATCGCGCGCGCCAGCTCGAACTCGTGCGGACTCGAGAGGCCAGCCGCGTCTTGCTCACCGAGCTCAAGGCATCGCGCAAAGAACTCGCCGTGCGCGAGGATCGGGCCCGGCGCAAGCTGGTCGAGCGCAAGAACCTGGTGGCCACACTGCGCAACCGCGCCGATCGGGAAAAGCGCGCTGCGGCGGAGTTGCGAGACGCCGCTCAGCGCCTGGAAAAGGCCCTGGCCCGAATGCCGTCCGGTTCCACTTCGTCTGCTGCAACGGGCCTCGACAAGGGCCGGCTCCCCCAGCCCGTCGCGGGAGCGGTTCGCATGGGCTTCGGACGGCAGGTGGACACGGAATTTGGCACGGAAACGCTCCGAAACGGCATTGAATTCGAAGCCCCCATGGGCGCGCCCGTGCACGCAGTCGCGTCCGGGCGGGTGCTGTTTGCGGGCTGGTTCAGGGGCTACGGGCAGATGGTGATCGTGGATCACGGGCGTGGAGATGTCAGCGTTTCGGGCTATCTGAACGAACTGGGCGTCGAGGCGGGAGCCGACCTGGAACAAGGCGATCAGATCGGAACTGTGGGAGATACTGGATCCCTGTCGGGACCCGGGCTTTACTTTGAAATTCGACACCGTGGCAAGCCCGTGGACCCAAGGGTCTGGCTGGGTCTCTAG
- a CDS encoding S41 family peptidase has product MKLRTIVTGLALTGLVFLSLNGGGLLRSSHAGPSYQDLALLTSVLHLVRQHYVKDVSERDLVEGALEGMLDTLDPHTSYLSRDLYKEVQRDTKGEFEGLGIEITKRDGYVTIVAPIDGTPAALAGLRARDQIVAVCPDATEESCKSTQDMNLMEAVKLMRGPRGTKILIQIMRKSFTSPQPYTIKRASIRVSSVTMHMIEEDIPYVRLSQFQERTTIDLQEALDAARESHSEFRGLILDMRDNPGGLLDQAVRVADLFLEDGLIVFSEGRGGGNRMDWSAKSDGTEPGYPIVVLVNGGSASASEIVAGALQDHRRALVIGTETFGKGSVQTIIPLEDGSGLRLTTALYYLPSGRSIQEVRIQPDVGVEPYSQRELEGLDKPAERKSFGEEDLEGHFTAEKQDPVPEELRSETKEQRFQRQLPKDRQLTRAIDLLKSWTIFSKLDDPETS; this is encoded by the coding sequence ATGAAGCTTCGAACGATCGTGACCGGACTGGCGCTGACCGGTCTGGTGTTCCTTTCGCTCAACGGCGGCGGCCTGCTGCGTTCGAGCCACGCGGGGCCGAGTTATCAGGACCTGGCGCTGCTCACGAGTGTTTTGCACCTGGTGCGCCAGCACTATGTCAAGGACGTCAGCGAGCGCGACCTGGTCGAGGGAGCCCTCGAGGGCATGCTCGATACGCTCGATCCTCATACGTCATATCTCTCGCGCGACCTTTACAAGGAGGTGCAGCGCGACACGAAGGGTGAGTTCGAAGGGCTCGGCATCGAGATCACCAAACGCGATGGCTACGTGACCATAGTCGCGCCGATCGACGGCACACCCGCTGCGCTCGCCGGTCTGAGGGCCCGCGATCAGATCGTGGCGGTGTGCCCCGACGCGACCGAAGAAAGCTGCAAGTCGACACAGGACATGAACCTGATGGAGGCCGTCAAGCTCATGCGCGGCCCGCGTGGGACCAAGATCCTGATCCAGATCATGCGCAAGAGCTTCACCTCGCCGCAGCCCTACACGATCAAGCGTGCCTCGATCCGTGTTTCCAGCGTCACGATGCATATGATCGAAGAAGATATTCCCTATGTTCGCCTGAGTCAGTTCCAGGAGCGCACGACCATTGACCTCCAGGAGGCCCTCGACGCCGCGCGCGAGTCGCATTCCGAATTCCGCGGACTGATTCTCGATATGCGCGACAACCCCGGCGGTCTATTGGATCAGGCGGTGCGCGTCGCGGACCTGTTCCTGGAAGATGGCTTGATCGTGTTCTCGGAAGGTCGCGGCGGTGGCAATCGCATGGACTGGAGCGCGAAGAGCGATGGAACCGAACCGGGCTATCCGATCGTGGTGCTGGTGAACGGCGGCAGCGCTTCGGCGTCTGAGATCGTCGCAGGTGCGCTACAGGACCATCGCCGCGCACTCGTGATCGGCACCGAGACCTTCGGCAAGGGATCTGTCCAGACGATCATCCCGCTCGAAGACGGGTCCGGGCTGCGCCTGACCACTGCGTTGTACTACCTGCCGAGTGGCCGTTCGATCCAGGAAGTGCGCATCCAGCCCGACGTCGGCGTCGAGCCGTACAGCCAGAGAGAACTCGAGGGGCTCGACAAGCCGGCCGAACGCAAGAGCTTTGGCGAAGAGGATCTCGAGGGCCACTTCACGGCCGAAAAGCAGGATCCGGTGCCCGAGGAGCTTCGCTCTGAAACCAAGGAACAACGCTTCCAGCGCCAGCTTCCCAAGGATCGCCAGCTCACGCGGGCCATCGATCTGCTGAAGAGCTGGACCATCTTCTCGAAGCTCGACGATCCGGAGACCTCGTAG
- the xseA gene encoding exodeoxyribonuclease VII large subunit, which yields MEVPGGEADQTLRVSELIAKLREQFDDFGTVWVEGEVGSVFRSRAGHFYFDLKDEQTQLRAVWFHGSAARSPIEPEEGMLVRVRARLDLYPERGALQLIVDRLAPRGEGALRASFERLKKRLSEEGLFDAEHKRPLPYLPRRIGLITSLEGAAIHDFLRGLRARFPASDVLVYGAPVQGEGAWRKLVRGLHLLDARQDIDAIVLTRGGGSIEDLWNFNREELVRAIFELETPVVSAIGHEVDVMLSDLVADVRAATPTAAAELIVPDAGALFEALEARSRRLSLALQRRIDGLASRLDGLRRGVVHPRSRIEEMTRRVQQIQLRLIAAVKRGHERSFSKLGALGGQLDALSPLGVLGRGYSITRRESDDAIVFSSAQVSQGETIRVRLKDDALLASVLETEIS from the coding sequence ATGGAAGTTCCAGGTGGCGAGGCCGACCAGACTCTCCGGGTTTCGGAGCTGATCGCGAAGCTTCGCGAGCAGTTTGACGACTTCGGAACCGTCTGGGTCGAAGGTGAAGTCGGATCGGTGTTTCGCTCGCGCGCGGGCCATTTCTATTTCGATCTGAAGGACGAGCAGACGCAGCTTCGCGCCGTGTGGTTTCACGGCAGTGCAGCCCGTTCCCCGATCGAACCCGAAGAGGGCATGCTGGTGCGAGTGCGCGCGCGGCTCGACCTGTATCCAGAACGCGGTGCGCTACAGCTGATCGTCGACCGGTTGGCACCGCGCGGTGAAGGTGCGTTGCGCGCCTCGTTCGAACGCCTGAAGAAGAGACTCTCCGAAGAGGGGCTTTTCGATGCCGAGCACAAGCGCCCGCTGCCGTATCTGCCGCGCCGCATTGGCCTGATCACTTCCCTCGAGGGTGCGGCCATTCACGACTTCTTGCGGGGTCTGCGCGCGCGCTTTCCAGCCTCAGATGTGCTGGTCTACGGCGCGCCGGTGCAGGGCGAAGGAGCCTGGCGCAAACTCGTGCGCGGACTCCATCTATTGGACGCGCGTCAGGATATCGACGCGATCGTACTCACGCGCGGCGGCGGCTCGATCGAAGACTTGTGGAACTTCAATCGAGAGGAACTCGTGCGAGCGATCTTCGAGCTCGAAACGCCCGTGGTCTCGGCGATCGGTCACGAAGTCGACGTGATGCTCAGCGATCTGGTTGCGGATGTCCGTGCGGCCACGCCGACGGCCGCGGCGGAGCTGATCGTGCCCGATGCCGGAGCGCTTTTCGAGGCGCTCGAGGCGCGTTCTCGTCGGCTCTCACTGGCGCTGCAAAGGCGGATCGACGGTCTTGCGAGCAGGCTGGACGGGCTTCGTCGGGGCGTGGTCCATCCGCGCAGCAGGATCGAGGAGATGACACGGCGTGTTCAGCAGATTCAGTTGCGACTGATCGCGGCGGTGAAGCGCGGACACGAACGCTCGTTTTCGAAGCTCGGCGCGCTGGGCGGCCAGCTCGACGCGCTCTCACCCCTGGGAGTGCTCGGGCGCGGCTATAGCATCACGCGACGCGAATCCGACGATGCGATCGTGTTTTCGAGTGCGCAGGTTTCGCAGGGCGAAACGATTCGCGTGCGGTTGAAGGACGACGCTCTACTGGCATCGGTGCTGGAGACGGAGATTTCGTGA
- the xseB gene encoding exodeoxyribonuclease VII small subunit, producing MKSTQAAEPSFEEALERLESVVGRLEDGELDLEKSLSAFEEGVRLVKLCSGRLEAARVRIRQLEDGPEGPVESRLALSEDPGE from the coding sequence GTGAAATCGACACAAGCGGCCGAGCCCAGCTTCGAGGAGGCACTCGAGCGTCTCGAATCGGTGGTCGGGCGGCTGGAAGACGGAGAACTCGACCTGGAGAAATCGCTCTCGGCCTTCGAGGAAGGCGTGCGCCTGGTCAAGCTCTGTTCGGGCAGACTGGAAGCTGCGCGTGTCAGAATTCGCCAGCTCGAGGACGGTCCCGAAGGACCCGTCGAGAGCCGTCTGGCGCTATCGGAGGATCCGGGTGAGTGA